The proteins below come from a single Sphingomicrobium sediminis genomic window:
- a CDS encoding host attachment family protein — protein MGIANDTLVLVTDGRKLLFLRNEGDSEHMNLNVEGKERRDDAPDRELKTDEPGSVFSSGSPGRSSYEETDFHQLEEDRWVHDAADKVNSRALKNDFEQLVIIAPPKALGELRPKLHKETEKRVILELDKEMTNQPLAEIEKLINGETQKEAPPEVLT, from the coding sequence ATGGGCATCGCCAACGACACACTGGTTCTCGTCACTGACGGCCGCAAATTGCTGTTCCTCCGCAACGAGGGCGACAGCGAGCATATGAACCTCAATGTCGAGGGCAAGGAGCGCCGCGACGACGCACCCGACCGAGAGCTCAAGACCGACGAACCGGGCAGCGTCTTTTCCTCGGGCTCGCCTGGGCGGTCCTCCTATGAAGAGACCGACTTTCACCAACTCGAGGAAGATCGCTGGGTCCACGACGCGGCAGACAAGGTGAACAGCCGCGCGCTCAAGAACGATTTCGAGCAACTGGTCATCATCGCGCCGCCCAAGGCGCTCGGCGAACTGCGCCCCAAGTTGCACAAGGAGACCGAGAAGCGCGTCATTCTCGAGCTGGACAAGGAAATGACCAACCAGCCGCTCGCGGAGATCGAAAAGCTGATCAATGGCGAGACCCAGAAGGAAGCGCCGCCCGAAGTGCTCACCTGA
- a CDS encoding sensor histidine kinase — protein sequence MRFDERLATLLTLPVAGPRDRAVRWRQLVELAAKMSEAGVTDSAPLIAAIAVIRSERDAIPDEVRSAAARSIAGRALGEEILTIFAEEELAVAAPVLASAHTDKPMRLRLLAASRGDTRNFLASLWRDLGEEEKSGRRLAQILDKLKAARADLAVDLPERPRKERAEPEPEKEQAEPPELEPAESAAAAREPQVIEISDTIAWEAGPDGQIGWVEGAPRAALVGYSLAADTALSAALGAREPFDASNMAITGLPGRWDLRGEPKYDEESGHFLGYAGVAARAGKAANSAPAERPEQQILPPQDAQSLRELVHEIKTPLNAIIGFAEIIDGQYLGPAHRRYRERAAEIVAQARILLEAIKDLDYAARIQVGDGKKKRKPLGDIVAELRESLAARAARKGADLAITGDSAEATCDTDPDLAERLILRLVGALADAAEAGSSISIGFAKDEGHCLLVIDRPARLADYSTDQLFDPALIIGNDAKALLGLGFSLRLVRGLARVGGGDLVLEGNRFRLSLPRAA from the coding sequence GTGCGTTTCGACGAACGCCTGGCAACATTGCTCACCCTGCCTGTGGCGGGGCCGAGGGATCGTGCCGTGCGTTGGCGCCAGCTTGTCGAACTGGCGGCGAAGATGAGCGAAGCGGGCGTCACCGACAGCGCGCCGCTGATCGCCGCAATCGCCGTCATCCGCTCCGAACGCGACGCCATTCCCGATGAAGTGCGCAGCGCCGCCGCCCGCTCGATCGCAGGCCGGGCGCTGGGCGAGGAAATCCTGACCATTTTCGCCGAAGAAGAGCTAGCGGTCGCGGCGCCGGTCCTGGCATCCGCCCATACCGATAAGCCGATGCGGCTCCGCCTGCTTGCGGCCTCGCGTGGCGACACGCGCAACTTCCTGGCCAGCCTGTGGCGTGACCTGGGCGAGGAAGAGAAATCCGGTCGCCGCCTTGCGCAGATCCTCGACAAGCTGAAAGCCGCGCGCGCCGATCTCGCCGTCGACTTGCCCGAGCGCCCGCGCAAGGAGCGCGCCGAACCTGAGCCCGAAAAAGAGCAGGCCGAGCCCCCGGAGCTGGAACCTGCCGAGAGCGCTGCTGCGGCGCGCGAGCCGCAAGTCATCGAAATTTCTGACACGATTGCGTGGGAAGCGGGTCCCGACGGACAGATTGGATGGGTCGAAGGCGCACCGCGCGCGGCACTGGTCGGCTATTCGCTCGCTGCAGACACGGCGCTTTCCGCCGCACTTGGTGCCCGCGAGCCGTTCGACGCGAGCAACATGGCGATCACGGGCCTCCCCGGTCGGTGGGATCTTCGCGGCGAGCCGAAATATGATGAGGAAAGTGGACACTTTCTCGGATATGCCGGCGTTGCGGCGCGCGCGGGCAAGGCTGCCAATAGCGCTCCCGCTGAACGACCCGAACAACAAATCCTGCCGCCGCAGGACGCGCAATCGCTGCGCGAGCTTGTCCACGAGATCAAGACCCCGCTCAACGCCATCATCGGCTTTGCCGAAATCATCGACGGTCAATATCTGGGACCCGCGCACCGCCGCTATCGTGAGCGCGCGGCCGAAATCGTTGCGCAGGCACGCATCCTCCTGGAAGCGATCAAGGACCTCGACTACGCTGCACGTATCCAGGTCGGCGATGGCAAGAAGAAGCGCAAGCCGCTCGGCGATATCGTCGCCGAACTGCGCGAAAGCCTTGCCGCGCGCGCAGCCCGCAAGGGCGCCGACCTCGCTATCACCGGCGACAGCGCCGAGGCGACCTGCGACACAGACCCCGATCTTGCCGAGCGCCTGATCCTGCGTCTCGTCGGCGCGCTCGCTGACGCCGCAGAGGCCGGCAGCAGCATTTCGATCGGATTTGCCAAGGATGAGGGGCATTGCCTGCTCGTCATCGATCGCCCTGCGCGGCTCGCCGACTATTCGACCGACCAGCTGTTCGACCCCGCCTTGATCATCGGCAACGATGCCAAGGCATTGCTGGGCCTCGGCTTTTCGCTGCGCCTCGTGCGCGGGCTGGCGCGAGTAGGGGGCGGCGACCTCGTCCTCGAGGGCAATCGCTTCCGGCTGTCGCTTCCGCGCGCGGCCTGA
- a CDS encoding tetratricopeptide repeat protein, which produces MKSTLTAIALALASTTMVAAPSAAIAQEEGKQIEVSDKARDSIFKAQEAVQAQNWAEAPALFAAVEPNIEKPDDRYYLGYLKLQMAEATGDTNTLMSALSDMEQSGWDPSVNWANEFVNEGIRQYNDENYEMARTLFNRALQSDPNYGEAYLRIGLSHYEEDNSELAFENMSRGIAVNEAAGAEVPETWYSNAISIAYNEGLAGGVPVAIKWAQAYPSAEVWRSVTRYYLEGALESGALSDNEAVDVYRLSRVAGALAGEYDYATYADALIRSAYGIEALSVLEEGAEVNAIDPTKVAFSQRFDQARKDAAADRAVIEDDAAAAMTAADALAARTAADSLYGAGEYQRAADLYRAALTKANPDTNLINLRLGMALVGMGDWAGAKAALDQVGGKYDTLADLWLAYVATQS; this is translated from the coding sequence ATGAAATCGACCCTTACGGCCATCGCGCTTGCCCTCGCCAGCACGACCATGGTCGCCGCGCCGAGCGCTGCGATCGCGCAGGAGGAAGGCAAGCAGATCGAAGTTTCCGACAAGGCTCGTGACAGCATTTTCAAGGCGCAGGAAGCCGTCCAGGCGCAGAACTGGGCCGAAGCCCCGGCGCTGTTTGCTGCCGTCGAACCGAATATCGAGAAGCCCGACGATCGCTATTATCTCGGTTATCTCAAGCTGCAGATGGCGGAAGCCACTGGCGACACCAACACCCTCATGAGCGCGCTGAGCGACATGGAACAGTCGGGCTGGGATCCCTCGGTCAACTGGGCCAACGAGTTCGTCAACGAAGGCATCCGCCAGTATAATGACGAAAATTACGAAATGGCCCGCACGCTCTTCAATCGTGCGCTCCAGAGCGACCCCAATTATGGCGAAGCCTATCTGCGCATCGGCCTCAGCCATTACGAGGAAGACAATAGCGAACTGGCGTTCGAAAACATGTCGCGCGGTATCGCGGTCAACGAAGCTGCCGGCGCGGAAGTCCCGGAAACGTGGTACAGCAACGCCATCTCGATCGCCTATAATGAAGGCCTCGCCGGCGGTGTGCCGGTCGCCATCAAGTGGGCCCAGGCTTATCCCAGCGCCGAAGTGTGGCGCTCGGTGACGCGCTATTATCTCGAAGGTGCGCTCGAAAGCGGCGCGCTGAGCGATAACGAAGCCGTCGACGTCTATCGTCTGTCGCGCGTCGCTGGCGCGCTGGCCGGTGAATATGACTATGCGACCTACGCCGATGCGCTTATCCGCAGTGCCTACGGTATCGAGGCTCTTTCGGTGCTCGAAGAAGGTGCCGAAGTGAATGCGATCGACCCGACCAAGGTCGCCTTCTCGCAGCGCTTCGACCAGGCCCGCAAGGACGCCGCGGCCGACCGTGCGGTCATCGAGGATGATGCCGCAGCTGCGATGACCGCTGCCGATGCACTGGCCGCACGCACTGCTGCCGACAGCCTTTATGGCGCTGGCGAGTATCAGCGTGCTGCCGATCTCTATCGCGCCGCGCTGACCAAGGCGAACCCGGACACCAACCTCATCAACCTGCGTCTCGGCATGGCGCTGGTCGGCATGGGTGACTGGGCCGGTGCCAAGGCTGCCCTCGACCAGGTCGGTGGCAAGTATGACACGCTCGCCGATCTGTGGCTCGCCTACGTCGCGACCCAGAGCTAA
- a CDS encoding PA0069 family radical SAM protein, producing the protein MPIESKKGRGATRNDASSRFNLKQHVVDGDWLDEAEAIDGGPPPRRTTVTIERPKTILTRNQSPDLGFDRSVNPYRGCEHGCIYCFARPTHAYHDLSPGVDFESRLFVKPDAAQLLLKTLSRDGYEAKPIALGTNTDPYQPIEGRWKVTRSILETLCDLKHPFTITTKSDRVLRDIDLIAPAARLGLCGVALSVTSLSADIHRTLEPRAPAARKRLAAIKALADEGVPVYLSVSPVVPHITDHEMEAIVEAGAKAGAKMAFYLPVRLPHEVAPLFKDWLEAHYPDRAGKVMATIRSLRGGRDNDPRFFSRQRGEGVWADLFARRFAKACRDNGIGREKIKLNCGLFTPPQGAQLRLI; encoded by the coding sequence ATGCCGATCGAGTCGAAAAAGGGGCGCGGTGCTACGCGCAATGATGCGTCGTCGCGCTTCAATTTGAAGCAGCATGTCGTCGACGGTGACTGGCTCGACGAGGCCGAAGCGATCGATGGCGGCCCCCCTCCCCGCCGCACGACGGTGACCATCGAGCGGCCCAAGACCATCCTCACCCGCAATCAGTCGCCCGATCTCGGTTTCGATCGCTCGGTCAATCCATATCGCGGGTGCGAGCATGGCTGCATCTATTGTTTCGCGCGACCGACCCACGCTTATCATGACTTGTCGCCCGGGGTGGATTTCGAAAGCCGGCTCTTCGTCAAACCCGATGCCGCGCAATTGCTCCTCAAGACGCTGTCGCGCGATGGCTACGAGGCCAAGCCGATCGCGCTCGGGACCAACACCGATCCGTACCAGCCCATCGAAGGGCGTTGGAAAGTGACGCGCTCGATCCTCGAGACGTTGTGCGATCTCAAGCATCCCTTCACGATCACGACCAAGTCGGATCGCGTGCTGCGTGATATCGACCTGATCGCGCCTGCCGCACGGCTTGGCCTCTGCGGCGTCGCGCTGTCGGTCACGAGCCTCAGTGCCGACATTCATCGTACGCTTGAGCCTCGCGCTCCCGCTGCACGCAAACGCCTCGCCGCGATCAAGGCGCTCGCCGATGAAGGCGTGCCGGTTTATCTGTCGGTCTCGCCCGTCGTGCCGCACATTACCGATCACGAGATGGAAGCGATTGTCGAAGCGGGCGCAAAGGCCGGGGCGAAAATGGCCTTCTACCTTCCGGTGCGCCTGCCCCACGAAGTCGCGCCCTTGTTCAAGGACTGGCTCGAAGCCCACTATCCCGACCGTGCCGGCAAGGTCATGGCGACCATCCGTTCGCTGCGTGGCGGCCGCGACAACGACCCGCGTTTCTTCAGTCGCCAGCGCGGCGAAGGCGTATGGGCTGACCTGTTCGCGCGCCGCTTTGCCAAGGCCTGCCGCGATAACGGGATCGGGCGCGAGAAGATCAAGCTCAATTGCGGGCTCTTCACCCCGCCGCAGGGTGCCCAACTCCGCCTCATCTAG
- a CDS encoding M28 family peptidase, producing MTKTSTRLALAALVSLPAVAIAQPAAMPTVDPMVAELRDAALEDELAWELLEGLTTEVGPRLAGTEAEARARDWAVEHLTELGFANVRVEEFTMPTWVRGEEKAEIIAPFPQELVLTALGNSGSTGPDGLEAEVIGYADYPSFLADDPANQAGKIVFISHAMPRNQDGSGYSPAFGSPRWFGPNEAASRGAAAIIVKSIGTEHDRTPHTGNTNFQPGVTPIPAAALAIPDANQLMRVLERADGPVTMKLLLTPRNIGEQVSGNVIAEVPGRNPDAKKLQVACHLDSWDNSVGAFDDGAGCAIVAAAAKRIMEAGRPMRTIEIVWYGAEEVGIWGGRDFAARHDGTDYHAVAESDFGADRVWKVTTNFGEGRRAEADGLRAALVPLGIVPGEYDQAGGADIGPLMREGAPGLSLRQDGTRYFDLHHTPNDTLDQVDPEQLRQNVAAWTAMLAYLSGGIE from the coding sequence ATGACAAAGACCTCCACGCGCCTCGCGCTCGCCGCCCTCGTCTCCCTTCCCGCCGTCGCCATTGCCCAGCCGGCGGCGATGCCGACCGTCGACCCGATGGTCGCCGAGCTTCGTGACGCCGCGCTGGAGGACGAATTGGCCTGGGAATTGCTCGAAGGTCTGACCACCGAAGTCGGTCCGCGCCTTGCCGGCACCGAGGCCGAAGCCCGCGCCCGCGACTGGGCAGTCGAGCATTTGACGGAGCTCGGCTTTGCCAATGTCCGCGTGGAAGAATTCACCATGCCGACCTGGGTGCGCGGCGAAGAAAAGGCCGAGATCATCGCGCCATTCCCGCAGGAACTGGTGCTGACCGCACTCGGTAATTCGGGTTCGACCGGCCCCGACGGTCTTGAGGCAGAAGTCATCGGTTATGCAGATTATCCCAGCTTCCTTGCCGACGACCCGGCGAACCAGGCCGGCAAGATCGTCTTCATCTCGCATGCCATGCCGCGCAACCAGGACGGGTCGGGCTATTCGCCGGCATTCGGCAGCCCACGCTGGTTCGGCCCCAACGAAGCCGCCTCGCGCGGCGCGGCGGCGATCATCGTTAAGTCGATCGGCACCGAGCACGATCGCACGCCGCATACCGGCAATACGAATTTCCAGCCGGGTGTAACCCCCATCCCTGCCGCGGCGCTCGCCATTCCCGATGCCAACCAGCTGATGCGTGTCCTCGAACGTGCCGACGGCCCGGTGACGATGAAGCTATTGCTGACGCCCCGCAATATTGGCGAACAGGTGTCGGGCAATGTCATCGCCGAAGTGCCGGGCCGCAATCCCGATGCCAAGAAATTGCAGGTCGCCTGCCATCTCGACAGTTGGGACAACAGCGTCGGCGCGTTCGATGACGGCGCGGGCTGCGCGATCGTTGCGGCCGCCGCCAAGCGGATCATGGAGGCCGGGCGCCCGATGCGCACCATCGAGATCGTCTGGTACGGCGCCGAGGAAGTCGGCATCTGGGGCGGGCGTGATTTTGCGGCCCGTCATGATGGCACTGACTATCATGCCGTCGCCGAGAGCGATTTCGGTGCCGATCGGGTATGGAAAGTGACGACGAATTTCGGCGAGGGTCGCCGCGCCGAGGCCGACGGCTTGCGCGCCGCCTTGGTCCCGCTCGGTATCGTGCCCGGCGAATATGACCAGGCGGGCGGCGCCGATATTGGACCGCTGATGCGCGAGGGCGCGCCGGGGCTGAGCCTGCGCCAGGACGGCACCCGCTATTTCGACCTGCATCACACCCCCAATGACACGCTCGACCAGGTCGACCCCGAACAATTGCGACAGAATGTCGCGGCCTGGACAGCGATGCTGGCCTATCTGTCTGGCGGTATCGAATAG
- the gyrA gene encoding DNA gyrase subunit A — protein MKSSYLDYAMSVIVSRALPDVRDGLKPVHRRILYACQEAGYVAGRPYRKSSRIVGDVMGKYHPHGDSAIYDALARMTQDWSMRVPLIDGQGNFGSMDPDPPAAMRYTEARLAKVANFLLGDIDKETVAFQPNYDASESEPQVLPARFPNLLVNGAGGIAVGMATNIPPHNLGEVLAACKAYIDDPAISVEGLMEHVKGPDFPTGASILGTSGIRAAYTTGRGSMMLRSKYHIEEGKGDKSAIVLTEIPFQVGKSGLVEKIADAAKEKRIEGVSDIRDESNREGVRIVIDLKRDATPEVVLNQLWRHTPAQSSFAANMLAIRNGKPETLDLRDMIEAFVKFREEVITNRSKYELFKARERAHVLLGLVVAVTNLDEVVAMIRGSSSPAEAREKLLSREWGMEEIRGYIELVEGVVADADQASYRLSEAQVKAILELRLHRLTQIGRDDIADELKELSVTIGELLEILSNRVRLYEVLREELDEVEAEYATPRKSELAPAADGIEDEDLIEVEDMVVTVTHTGYIKRTPLALFREQKRGGKGRSGMSTKEEDVVTNLFVTTTHNPVLFFSNLGRVYRMKVWKLPEGGPTAKGRPMVNLLPLAEDEKITTVLPLPQDEEEWSGLHIMFATEGGTVRRNSMDAFTNVPSNGKIAMKFDEGPDGKPDDRLVGVELLTEDDDVLLATANGKAIRFEATAVREFTGRASKGVRGIKLLGDDKVISMSILGSTGSTREERELYLKSPIWRDNEGAEGLTAERYAELVDKEQFLLTISENGYGKRTSTFEYRVTGRGGQGVTNIVTSDRNGAVVSSFPVTQGEQLMLVTNQGKMIRTTVADIRIAGRNTQGVTIFNVAKNEHVVSVARIDEDEDAENEAEEAVEGDLQGDDKTVSPTADGDTASDAKAGPEDGE, from the coding sequence ATGAAGTCGAGCTATCTCGACTATGCGATGAGCGTCATCGTCAGCCGCGCGCTGCCCGATGTGCGCGACGGATTGAAGCCGGTGCACCGCCGCATCCTCTATGCCTGCCAGGAAGCGGGCTATGTCGCCGGGCGACCCTATCGCAAGTCGAGCCGCATCGTCGGTGACGTGATGGGTAAATATCACCCCCATGGTGACAGCGCGATCTATGATGCCCTGGCCCGCATGACCCAGGACTGGTCGATGCGCGTCCCGCTGATCGATGGCCAGGGTAACTTCGGCTCGATGGACCCCGATCCGCCGGCCGCCATGCGTTATACCGAAGCGCGCCTCGCCAAGGTCGCCAACTTCCTGCTGGGCGACATCGACAAGGAAACCGTCGCTTTCCAGCCCAACTATGACGCCAGCGAGAGCGAGCCGCAGGTCCTGCCCGCGCGCTTCCCCAACCTGCTGGTCAACGGCGCCGGCGGCATCGCGGTCGGCATGGCCACCAACATCCCGCCGCATAACCTCGGCGAAGTCCTTGCCGCCTGTAAGGCCTATATCGACGATCCGGCGATCAGCGTCGAAGGGCTTATGGAGCATGTGAAGGGCCCCGATTTCCCGACCGGCGCGTCAATCCTTGGCACTAGCGGCATTCGCGCGGCGTATACGACCGGTCGCGGCTCGATGATGCTGCGCTCCAAATATCACATCGAGGAGGGAAAGGGCGACAAGTCAGCGATCGTGCTGACCGAAATCCCCTTCCAGGTCGGCAAGTCGGGCCTGGTCGAGAAGATCGCCGATGCGGCCAAGGAAAAGCGCATTGAAGGCGTTTCCGACATTCGCGACGAATCCAACCGCGAAGGCGTGCGCATCGTCATCGACCTGAAGCGCGATGCGACGCCCGAAGTCGTCCTGAACCAGCTGTGGCGACATACGCCGGCGCAAAGCTCGTTCGCGGCCAACATGCTCGCCATTCGCAATGGCAAGCCCGAGACGCTCGACCTGCGCGACATGATCGAAGCGTTTGTGAAATTCCGTGAGGAAGTCATCACAAACCGCTCTAAATACGAGCTTTTCAAGGCACGCGAACGCGCGCACGTCTTGCTCGGCCTCGTCGTCGCCGTCACCAATTTGGATGAAGTCGTGGCGATGATCCGTGGCTCGTCCAGCCCGGCCGAAGCACGCGAAAAGCTGCTATCGCGCGAATGGGGCATGGAAGAAATCCGGGGCTATATCGAATTGGTCGAAGGCGTCGTCGCCGATGCCGACCAGGCGTCCTATCGCCTCAGCGAAGCGCAGGTGAAGGCCATCCTCGAATTGCGCCTGCATCGACTGACCCAGATCGGCCGTGACGATATCGCCGATGAGCTGAAAGAATTGTCGGTTACGATCGGCGAGTTGCTCGAAATCCTTTCCAACCGCGTGCGCCTCTACGAAGTGCTTCGCGAGGAACTGGACGAGGTCGAGGCCGAATATGCAACGCCGCGCAAGTCCGAGCTGGCGCCGGCCGCGGACGGCATCGAAGACGAGGATCTCATCGAGGTCGAGGACATGGTCGTGACGGTGACCCATACGGGCTACATCAAGCGCACCCCCCTCGCCCTGTTTCGCGAGCAGAAGCGCGGCGGCAAGGGCCGCAGCGGCATGAGCACCAAGGAAGAAGATGTCGTCACCAACCTGTTCGTGACGACGACGCACAATCCGGTGCTGTTCTTTTCGAACCTTGGCCGCGTCTATCGCATGAAGGTGTGGAAGCTCCCCGAGGGTGGGCCGACCGCCAAGGGTCGCCCGATGGTGAACCTGTTGCCGCTCGCAGAAGACGAGAAGATCACGACCGTCCTCCCGCTCCCGCAGGACGAGGAAGAATGGTCGGGCCTGCACATCATGTTCGCCACCGAAGGCGGCACGGTGCGACGTAACTCGATGGACGCGTTCACCAACGTGCCCTCAAACGGCAAGATCGCGATGAAGTTCGACGAAGGCCCCGACGGCAAGCCCGACGATCGCCTCGTCGGTGTCGAATTGCTGACCGAGGATGATGACGTGCTGCTGGCCACGGCCAACGGCAAGGCCATCCGCTTCGAAGCCACGGCAGTGCGCGAATTTACCGGTCGCGCCTCCAAGGGCGTGCGCGGGATCAAGCTGCTGGGCGACGACAAGGTCATCTCCATGTCGATCCTCGGTTCGACCGGGTCGACCCGCGAGGAACGCGAGCTTTATCTCAAGTCGCCCATCTGGCGCGACAATGAAGGTGCCGAAGGGCTGACTGCGGAGCGCTATGCCGAGCTTGTGGACAAGGAGCAGTTCCTGCTGACCATCTCCGAGAACGGCTATGGCAAGCGGACCTCGACCTTCGAATATCGTGTGACGGGTCGTGGCGGCCAAGGTGTCACCAATATCGTGACCTCGGATCGAAATGGTGCCGTCGTGTCGAGCTTCCCGGTGACCCAGGGCGAACAGCTCATGCTGGTCACCAACCAGGGCAAGATGATCCGCACCACGGTCGCCGACATTCGTATCGCCGGGCGTAATACGCAGGGCGTCACCATCTTCAACGTCGCCAAGAACGAGCATGTCGTCTCGGTCGCGCGCATCGATGAGGATGAAGATGCCGAGAACGAGGCAGAAGAAGCGGTCGAAGGCGACCTGCAGGGCGATGACAAGACGGTCTCCCCCACTGCCGACGGCGATACCGCTTCGGACGCCAAGGCGGGGCCCGAAGACGGCGAATAA
- a CDS encoding YaaA family protein, which produces MIILLSPAKSLDETSGYPEELSVPRFERKAAQIARAAAKLSSDDLQRIMGISEKLGDLNEERYNRFFNAETRPAIRTFSGDVYRGFDVASADDDTIAYAQDHVRILSGLYGMLRPLDRMRPYRLEMGTSWSPTEGEDGKLTDHWGDAVAKELRKQLREEGSNVLLNLASNEYYDVVRGQLPKKLTIVEPDFRVRTAKGLQFQSFAAKVARGAMARWVCEERIESVEALQGFDRDGWVYSETESSENAPMFIREG; this is translated from the coding sequence ATGATTATCCTTCTATCGCCTGCAAAATCGCTCGACGAGACGAGCGGCTATCCCGAAGAACTCAGCGTCCCGCGTTTCGAGCGCAAGGCCGCGCAGATCGCGCGCGCTGCCGCAAAACTGAGCTCTGACGATCTCCAGCGGATCATGGGTATTTCCGAGAAACTGGGTGACTTGAACGAGGAGCGCTACAATCGCTTCTTCAATGCCGAAACGCGCCCGGCCATTCGGACTTTCTCCGGCGATGTCTATCGCGGCTTTGATGTGGCGAGCGCCGATGACGATACGATTGCCTATGCGCAGGACCATGTGCGTATCCTGTCGGGCCTCTACGGCATGCTGCGTCCACTAGACCGGATGCGTCCCTATCGCCTCGAAATGGGGACGAGCTGGTCGCCTACCGAGGGCGAAGATGGCAAGCTGACCGATCACTGGGGTGATGCGGTTGCCAAGGAATTGCGCAAGCAGCTGCGCGAGGAAGGGTCGAACGTGCTGCTCAATTTGGCGAGCAACGAATATTATGACGTCGTGCGCGGCCAGTTGCCCAAGAAGCTGACGATCGTCGAGCCCGACTTCCGGGTGCGCACCGCCAAGGGGCTGCAGTTCCAGAGTTTTGCTGCCAAGGTCGCCCGCGGCGCGATGGCGCGCTGGGTCTGCGAAGAGCGGATCGAAAGCGTCGAGGCATTGCAGGGCTTCGACCGCGATGGCTGGGTCTATTCGGAAACGGAATCGTCCGAAAACGCCCCCATGTTCATCCGCGAGGGCTAA
- a CDS encoding lytic transglycosylase domain-containing protein — MIRIAALMAALMATPAMAQDNQRTLKIDLFEERDYASDRAVGPQSWAGVMSAIDAGQWDAARTAILRQSSRDPMRSYALAELYLAPDSPRIEGAALAELVREAPELPQAQRLAGLAQTRGEATPPTLVERRLVGLGGAPRRTRPDAIDGRDFDALRSDLRPFVEADDGAGAEALFREAIDDGRLYGEARSEFAQRVAWIYYIEGRIPDAARLAREGRLAGRAEWQAQSAWVEGLAEWRLNNCEAASVAFRTTALGTSDRELAAAGHYWSARAEQKCGRPQIVAERLRAAATDAETFYGQLARARIGAPRQLPARVAEPDRRMRSVVDTLPNVQRARLLAESGERARAEELLRHQARVGSPTQHQALIEISKELGLGGLQYFLATNGPSGVRTNAEARYPHPAWEPDNGWRIDPFMAFSHIIQESDFRERVVSPADAVGLMQVRPGTARDTARSRGQSVTVEQLKRPETNIDHGQAFIEQMQRNSATRGELLRVIASYNAGPVPVARWATIPDDDPLLWMESLPYWETRFYIPAVLRNYFVYHAEAGTTPQALTDLIQGRTPRYPQAR; from the coding sequence ATGATCCGTATCGCCGCGTTAATGGCAGCATTGATGGCCACGCCTGCAATGGCCCAGGACAATCAGCGCACGTTGAAGATCGACCTGTTCGAAGAGCGTGACTATGCGAGCGACCGCGCCGTGGGGCCGCAAAGCTGGGCCGGCGTTATGTCGGCCATCGATGCGGGGCAATGGGATGCGGCGCGCACTGCGATCCTGCGCCAATCCTCGCGCGATCCGATGCGCAGCTATGCGCTGGCCGAGCTTTACCTTGCGCCGGATTCGCCGCGCATCGAAGGCGCGGCATTGGCCGAACTGGTGCGAGAGGCGCCCGAACTGCCGCAAGCGCAGCGGCTTGCCGGCCTTGCCCAGACTCGCGGCGAAGCAACGCCGCCGACCTTGGTCGAACGCCGCCTCGTCGGCCTTGGCGGCGCACCGCGCCGTACGCGGCCCGATGCGATCGACGGTCGCGACTTCGACGCGTTGCGGTCGGACTTGCGTCCTTTTGTCGAGGCCGATGACGGCGCGGGTGCCGAAGCGTTGTTCCGCGAGGCCATCGACGATGGTCGCCTCTATGGCGAAGCCCGCTCGGAATTCGCACAGCGCGTGGCCTGGATCTATTATATCGAAGGACGCATTCCCGATGCAGCCCGGCTCGCACGCGAAGGTCGCCTCGCCGGACGCGCCGAATGGCAGGCCCAATCAGCCTGGGTCGAAGGTCTTGCCGAGTGGCGGCTCAACAATTGCGAAGCTGCGTCGGTCGCCTTCCGGACGACCGCGCTGGGCACCAGCGATCGCGAGCTGGCGGCCGCCGGTCACTATTGGTCCGCCCGCGCCGAACAGAAATGCGGCCGTCCCCAAATCGTTGCCGAGCGGCTGCGCGCAGCAGCGACGGATGCCGAGACATTCTACGGCCAGCTAGCCCGCGCACGCATCGGGGCTCCGCGTCAGCTCCCGGCGCGCGTAGCCGAGCCCGACCGGCGCATGCGCAGCGTCGTCGATACGCTGCCCAATGTGCAGCGGGCTCGCCTGCTGGCAGAGTCCGGCGAACGCGCCCGTGCCGAGGAATTGCTGCGCCACCAGGCGCGGGTCGGTTCGCCGACGCAGCATCAGGCGCTGATCGAGATTTCGAAGGAATTGGGGCTAGGCGGGCTGCAATATTTTCTCGCCACTAATGGCCCGTCGGGCGTGCGCACCAATGCCGAGGCGCGCTATCCGCATCCCGCTTGGGAGCCCGACAATGGCTGGCGGATCGATCCGTTCATGGCTTTTTCCCACATCATCCAGGAAAGCGATTTTCGAGAGCGGGTAGTGAGCCCGGCCGATGCCGTCGGCCTCATGCAGGTGCGCCCTGGCACGGCACGCGACACGGCGCGCTCGCGCGGCCAGAGCGTGACGGTCGAGCAATTGAAGCGGCCCGAGACCAATATCGATCATGGCCAAGCTTTCATCGAGCAGATGCAGCGCAATAGCGCCACGCGCGGCGAGCTCCTGCGGGTCATCGCATCCTATAATGCGGGGCCCGTCCCGGTGGCTCGTTGGGCGACCATTCCCGACGACGATCCATTGCTGTGGATGGAGAGCCTGCCCTATTGGGAAACGCGCTTCTATATCCCTGCCGTGTTGCGCAACTATTTCGTCTATCACGCCGAAGCCGGCACGACGCCGCAGGCGCTGACGGACCTCATCCAGGGCCGGACCCCTCGGTACCCGCAAGCGCGCTAA